The following proteins are encoded in a genomic region of Dokdonia donghaensis DSW-1:
- the dapF gene encoding diaminopimelate epimerase: protein MTISFSKYQGTGNDFVIIDNRLDVFPKDDTKLVAQLCDRKFGIGADGLMLLESHPSADFRMVYYNADGNESSMCGNGGRCLVAFAKALSIIDTHATFEAVDGMHEATVKDGIVHLKMQDVAEIKTTPEYSFLDTGSPHHIKMVSDVKAVGVKEEGAAIRYGALYGEAGSNINFVQELEDGHFAVRTYERGVEDETLSCGTGVTAVAIAVHHNGVTSKNNIQLDVEGGKLAVSFTKTATGYTDVFLIGPATFVFKGEWQC from the coding sequence ATGACAATTTCTTTTTCAAAATATCAAGGCACCGGTAATGATTTTGTAATCATAGATAACCGTCTAGATGTATTTCCCAAAGATGATACCAAACTTGTTGCACAACTCTGTGACCGTAAATTTGGCATAGGGGCAGACGGTTTGATGCTGCTAGAAAGTCACCCTTCGGCAGATTTTAGAATGGTGTATTATAATGCAGATGGTAATGAGAGTAGTATGTGCGGTAATGGTGGGCGATGTTTGGTCGCTTTCGCGAAAGCGTTATCAATCATAGATACCCACGCCACCTTTGAAGCGGTAGATGGGATGCACGAGGCCACCGTAAAGGATGGAATTGTACATCTTAAAATGCAAGATGTTGCAGAAATTAAAACAACACCAGAATATAGTTTTCTAGATACTGGGTCACCACATCACATTAAAATGGTGAGTGACGTAAAAGCCGTTGGGGTAAAAGAAGAAGGTGCAGCCATACGTTATGGAGCGCTTTATGGAGAGGCTGGAAGCAATATAAACTTTGTACAAGAGCTAGAAGATGGTCACTTTGCCGTGCGCACCTATGAGCGTGGGGTAGAAGATGAGACCTTGAGCTGTGGTACGGGAGTTACCGCCGTGGCAATTGCAGTACACCACAATGGTGTGACTTCAAAAAATAATATACAACTGGACGTAGAGGGGGGTAAACTAGCGGTGTCTTTTACAAAAACAGCGACGGGTTATACAGACGTATTTCTTATAGGTCCTGCGACCTTTGTTTTTAAAGGAGAGTGGCAATGTTAA
- a CDS encoding cation transporter, translating to MKKTIFEITKMDCPSEENLIRMKLDGTSSIANLNFDIPNRKLTVFHSGEIDQIEKSVIELNLGGKKISTEQTDQTEFKENKNQKKLLWSVLAINFAFFIIEMTTGIISKSMGLVADSLDMLADSFVYGISLFAVGGTLIKKKRIAKLAGYFQITLAIIGFVEVLRRFFGDEKLPEFSTMIIVSIFALIANGICLYILQKSKSKEEAHMKASMIFTSNDVIINLGVIIAGILVNWLSSSKPDLIIGTIVFVLVIQGAFRILKLSK from the coding sequence GTGAAAAAGACAATATTTGAAATTACCAAAATGGACTGTCCTTCAGAGGAAAATCTAATCCGAATGAAATTGGACGGAACTTCAAGTATTGCGAATTTGAACTTTGATATTCCGAATCGAAAATTGACCGTTTTTCACAGCGGAGAAATTGACCAAATCGAAAAGTCAGTTATCGAACTGAACTTGGGCGGAAAGAAAATCTCAACAGAACAAACCGACCAAACAGAATTTAAAGAAAACAAAAATCAGAAAAAACTACTTTGGTCTGTACTTGCCATAAATTTTGCGTTTTTCATTATCGAAATGACGACAGGAATTATCTCAAAATCAATGGGACTTGTTGCCGACAGTTTGGATATGCTTGCGGACAGTTTTGTTTACGGAATTAGTTTGTTTGCGGTTGGCGGAACTTTAATTAAGAAAAAACGGATTGCCAAACTTGCTGGATATTTTCAAATAACACTTGCGATTATTGGATTTGTAGAAGTTTTAAGAAGGTTTTTCGGAGACGAGAAACTTCCCGAATTTTCGACAATGATTATCGTTTCTATTTTTGCACTTATCGCAAACGGAATTTGTCTTTACATTTTGCAAAAGTCAAAGAGTAAAGAAGAGGCACATATGAAAGCGAGTATGATTTTCACCTCGAATGACGTGATTATCAATTTGGGAGTAATAATTGCTGGAATTTTGGTAAATTGGTTGAGTTCGAGTAAACCTGATTTGATTATCGGAACAATCGTTTTTGTGTTGGTAATTCAAGGAGCCTTTCGGATTTTGAAATTAAGTAAGTGA
- a CDS encoding helix-turn-helix domain-containing protein — protein MTEYNIDYLNSLIENKVEENLNLDYKAAGSLDKQNNKTTEISKDVSAFANSDGGILIYGIKEDKVNKHLPEKIDPINRKDFTKEWLEQIIQDKIRPRISDFKIHPIEINNEQVVYVVDIKKSNTAHQAFDKKYYKRYNFQSTSMYDYEIRDILNRAKNPEIELDFELKDRHSTLVVYAVNIGRILAKYLNVDFKIPKQIIEGNEYSPFNKMTFETYNLDNTIRDVLDVEFTGLMQVSEKYGPSRYEPILPNRRFKLTEIKIGNHPFDDENYLEWEIFCDNANPKKGTVKMNQLLNK, from the coding sequence TTGACAGAATATAATATTGACTATCTAAATTCTTTAATAGAAAATAAAGTTGAGGAAAATTTAAACCTTGATTATAAAGCAGCAGGTTCTCTTGACAAGCAAAACAATAAAACAACTGAAATTTCTAAAGATGTAAGTGCATTTGCGAATTCTGATGGTGGAATTTTAATCTATGGAATAAAAGAAGATAAAGTAAATAAACATCTACCCGAAAAAATTGACCCAATCAATAGAAAAGACTTTACGAAAGAATGGTTGGAGCAAATAATCCAAGATAAAATTCGGCCGCGAATAAGTGATTTCAAAATTCATCCGATTGAAATTAATAATGAACAAGTTGTTTATGTTGTGGATATTAAAAAAAGTAATACTGCACATCAAGCATTTGATAAAAAATATTACAAGAGGTATAATTTTCAATCAACTTCGATGTACGATTATGAAATAAGGGACATTTTAAATCGAGCAAAAAATCCTGAAATAGAATTGGATTTTGAACTCAAAGATAGACATTCAACTTTGGTAGTTTATGCTGTAAATATTGGTAGAATTCTTGCAAAATACTTAAACGTAGATTTTAAAATACCAAAACAGATTATTGAAGGAAATGAATATAGTCCTTTTAATAAAATGACCTTTGAAACATACAATTTAGATAATACAATAAGAGATGTTTTAGATGTCGAATTTACAGGCTTAATGCAAGTGTCTGAAAAATATGGTCCATCAAGATATGAACCTATTTTGCCGAATCGTAGATTTAAATTAACTGAAATAAAGATTGGAAATCATCCTTTTGATGACGAAAATTATTTGGAATGGGAAATATTTTGTGATAATGCTAATCCAAAAAAGGGAACAGTAAAAATGAACCAACTATTGAACAAATAA
- the mltG gene encoding endolytic transglycosylase MltG yields MYIKRILLIIGIVGVVVGGIFAYTVYDAIFSDNTAFNNERAHLYIPTGADFNDVTAELTPLLKDVDAFASVAQKKGYVTNVKPGHYIIKKGMSNNDIINTIRIKNTPVKVAFNNQERLEDMAGRIATQIEADSTSLINAMLDVNFLREHDFNKDTALTMYIPNSYEFFWNTSAEDFRARMLSEHKKFWNKTRRAKADKLNLTPAEVYSLASIVQKETAKTDERPRVAGVYLNRLKKGIKLDADPTVIYAVKRTKNDWDMVIKRVLYKDLETDSPYNTYRNRGIPPGPIFMPDVTAIQAVLNPEKHNYYYFVADVENFGYHKFAKTLSQHNANSAAYRRWINSKKIHR; encoded by the coding sequence ATGTACATCAAGAGAATACTTTTAATCATAGGGATAGTGGGCGTAGTAGTAGGCGGTATTTTTGCCTACACAGTTTATGACGCTATTTTTTCTGATAACACAGCGTTTAATAATGAGCGCGCTCATTTATACATCCCTACGGGAGCAGATTTTAATGATGTAACGGCAGAGCTTACACCATTACTTAAAGATGTAGATGCCTTTGCATCTGTCGCTCAGAAAAAGGGATATGTGACTAATGTAAAACCGGGTCACTATATTATTAAAAAGGGTATGAGTAATAATGACATTATTAATACCATACGCATTAAAAATACACCGGTAAAGGTGGCTTTTAATAATCAAGAGCGCCTAGAAGATATGGCAGGCCGTATCGCCACACAGATAGAGGCAGACAGTACCTCACTTATTAATGCAATGCTAGATGTAAACTTTTTACGGGAGCACGATTTTAATAAGGATACAGCACTTACGATGTATATTCCTAACAGTTATGAGTTTTTCTGGAACACCAGCGCCGAAGATTTTAGAGCGAGAATGCTTAGTGAGCACAAAAAATTCTGGAATAAAACCAGACGCGCAAAAGCCGATAAATTAAACCTCACACCGGCAGAGGTGTACTCACTTGCGTCTATCGTACAGAAGGAAACCGCAAAGACAGATGAGCGACCACGAGTAGCAGGCGTATACCTTAACAGACTCAAAAAGGGAATAAAACTAGACGCAGATCCTACCGTTATATATGCCGTAAAGCGCACAAAAAATGACTGGGATATGGTGATAAAGCGTGTACTCTATAAAGACCTAGAGACAGACTCTCCTTATAACACCTATAGAAATAGAGGGATACCACCCGGACCTATTTTTATGCCAGACGTAACAGCAATACAGGCAGTACTTAATCCAGAGAAACACAACTACTATTACTTTGTGGCAGATGTAGAAAATTTTGGGTACCACAAGTTTGCAAAGACACTATCGCAACATAATGCAAATAGTGCCGCATATAGAAGATGGATAAACAGCAAGAAGATCCATCGTTAA
- a CDS encoding tyrosine-type recombinase/integrase, with protein MFDNFNTILTAKRYSDSTVTTYIGLLVSYQNYLGDSRPLDRLDPSYLITTLRDFILKKEYTFNTQKQLISAVSLYYKEALRQEIDLSTLRPRSPQRVLPDILSTYEVKNILDHTINLKHKAALTTIYALGLRVGELVDLRLAAIDKKRNTITIKAAKGKKDRQLPFPESLKPLLRAYYQEYKPTDYLFEGQSKPQYTAASLRSVFRASCKKAQIQKKVTLHSLRHAYATHLMDSGTDLRMIQELLGHSDIKTTMVYTHVTTRSMQQVKSPLDFL; from the coding sequence ATGTTTGATAATTTTAACACAATATTAACAGCAAAGCGGTACAGTGATAGCACCGTCACCACTTACATAGGTTTGCTAGTAAGCTATCAAAATTACCTAGGTGACAGTCGTCCCCTAGACCGGCTTGACCCGTCATACCTTATCACAACACTAAGAGATTTTATTTTAAAAAAAGAATATACCTTTAACACCCAGAAGCAGCTCATAAGCGCCGTAAGTCTATATTATAAAGAAGCCCTCAGGCAAGAGATAGACCTAAGCACCCTGCGACCGCGCTCTCCGCAGCGTGTACTGCCAGATATACTCTCTACCTATGAGGTAAAAAATATACTAGACCACACCATAAATTTAAAACATAAAGCCGCCCTCACTACCATATATGCACTGGGTTTACGCGTAGGTGAGCTTGTAGATTTACGTCTTGCCGCCATAGATAAAAAGCGCAACACCATCACCATAAAAGCAGCCAAAGGTAAAAAGGACCGCCAGCTCCCTTTTCCAGAAAGTCTCAAACCTTTATTGCGGGCGTATTATCAAGAATATAAACCTACAGATTATCTCTTTGAGGGGCAGTCTAAGCCGCAATATACCGCCGCTAGCCTTCGTTCGGTTTTTAGAGCGAGTTGCAAAAAAGCCCAAATACAAAAAAAAGTAACCCTGCACAGCCTACGTCACGCCTATGCCACGCACCTTATGGATAGTGGTACAGACTTACGTATGATACAAGAACTACTAGGTCACAGTGATATAAAAACCACAATGGTTTACACCCACGTGACCACCAGATCTATGCAACAGGTAAAAAGCCCATTAGATTTTTTATAA
- a CDS encoding trypsin-like peptidase domain-containing protein — MKKIGGTFLIALLAGAITLGSYKLFIEEPTQVVSTPVQTQTTPAYTPVNYEALAAAASGVDFTEAAERTVNGVVHVKNVQVYKQPRNMMEYLRGGGQTNKGIVGAGSGVIISGDGYIITNNHVIDGASEVEVTLNNNKTFMAEVIGKDAKADIAILKIDAGEELPYIPFGDSDATKVGEWVLAVGNPFNLTSTVTAGIVSAKARDIDERDANFQSFIQTDAAINPGNSGGALVNIFGELVGINTAITSQTGSYVGYAFAVPSNNARKIMEDIMQYGSVQKGILGVTGGTLNAAIAEDQDLSTTEGFYVASVEYESGAEQAGITTGDIIKKLDNVNITKFSDLSGYINTKRPNDIIQVEILRDDELITLPVKLVKSVTFDIERLGIQVKNASPKDLNKYKAKNGVVISQTLTEAMKRYRIEGLVISEIDDVMVNSIDDVKEIFKNKSANEPVSIVFVDQKGERNRFIFD; from the coding sequence ATGAAAAAAATCGGAGGAACATTCTTAATCGCCTTACTAGCCGGCGCAATAACGCTAGGATCTTATAAATTATTTATAGAAGAGCCTACACAAGTAGTCTCAACCCCAGTACAGACACAAACCACCCCTGCCTATACCCCTGTAAATTATGAAGCACTTGCGGCAGCTGCCAGCGGTGTAGATTTTACAGAAGCGGCAGAGCGCACGGTAAATGGTGTGGTGCACGTAAAAAATGTACAGGTGTACAAGCAACCGCGTAATATGATGGAATATTTACGTGGTGGCGGACAAACTAATAAAGGCATTGTAGGTGCCGGTAGTGGTGTGATTATCTCTGGAGATGGATACATTATTACAAATAACCACGTGATAGATGGCGCCTCTGAGGTAGAGGTCACGCTTAATAACAATAAAACCTTTATGGCAGAAGTGATAGGCAAAGATGCAAAGGCAGATATTGCGATCCTTAAAATAGATGCTGGTGAGGAGTTGCCTTATATCCCCTTTGGCGATAGTGATGCTACAAAGGTGGGAGAATGGGTACTTGCCGTAGGAAACCCTTTTAACCTTACCTCTACCGTTACCGCAGGTATCGTCTCTGCAAAGGCAAGAGATATAGATGAGCGTGATGCAAACTTCCAGTCTTTTATACAAACAGATGCAGCTATTAACCCTGGTAACAGTGGTGGAGCACTTGTAAATATTTTTGGTGAGCTGGTAGGGATTAACACGGCTATTACCTCACAAACGGGATCTTATGTAGGGTATGCCTTTGCCGTACCGTCTAACAATGCTCGTAAGATTATGGAAGACATTATGCAATATGGCTCTGTACAAAAAGGCATACTAGGAGTTACTGGTGGTACCCTTAATGCTGCCATTGCAGAAGATCAAGACCTGAGCACTACAGAGGGCTTTTATGTAGCCAGTGTAGAGTATGAGAGTGGTGCAGAGCAAGCAGGTATTACTACTGGTGATATTATCAAGAAACTTGACAATGTAAATATCACTAAGTTTTCTGACCTCTCTGGATACATTAATACCAAGCGACCTAATGATATTATACAAGTAGAGATCTTACGTGACGATGAGCTTATAACCCTACCCGTAAAACTAGTAAAGTCTGTCACTTTTGATATAGAACGACTAGGGATACAGGTAAAAAATGCCTCTCCAAAAGACCTTAACAAGTACAAAGCCAAAAATGGGGTTGTAATAAGCCAGACTCTTACAGAAGCAATGAAACGCTACCGCATAGAGGGGCTGGTTATATCTGAAATAGACGATGTTATGGTAAACTCTATAGATGACGTAAAAGAAATTTTTAAAAATAAAAGCGCAAACGAGCCTGTGAGTATCGTATTTGTAGATCAAAAAGGAGAGCGCAACCGCTTTATTTTTGACTAA
- a CDS encoding glyceraldehyde-3-phosphate dehydrogenase, translating into MSQSETYEKELSFQADRRRATVEFIKIASDLWYDNAIELVLFRNQVMDRNVSQILDLHEYAGAFVGKPISIFDSVEIAQAIKQLDLPPSKLDIGKLTYEYHLEENENATSFIAQRLKPAQQAAPIEPKDVVLYGFGRIGRLVARELMTRTGKGSQLRLRAVVTRGKIDAGILEKRAGLLKSDSVHGDFTGTVSVDVENQALIINGTTVNIISANAPEDIDYTAYGIKDALVIDNTGAFRDKEQLSRHLVSKGVAKVLLTAPGKGIPNIVHGVNHQEHNPDEVQIFSAASCTTNAITPILKAIDDTLGVQTGHLETIHAYTNDQNLVDNMHSKYRRGRAAALNMVITETGAGAAVSKALPHFEGKLTSNAIRVPVPNGSLAILNLELTKETSIEGINTLLKKYALEGELVEQIKYSIDNELVSSDIIGSSAPSIYDSNATIVRKDGKNVLLYIWYDNEYGYSHQVIRLAKYISKVRRFTYY; encoded by the coding sequence ATGAGTCAATCAGAAACATACGAAAAAGAACTTTCCTTTCAAGCAGACCGCCGAAGAGCCACTGTAGAATTTATTAAAATAGCTAGCGACCTATGGTATGATAATGCTATAGAGCTTGTACTATTTAGAAACCAAGTGATGGATCGCAACGTGAGTCAGATTTTAGACCTGCACGAGTATGCAGGAGCCTTTGTAGGGAAGCCTATCTCTATTTTTGATAGTGTAGAGATCGCTCAGGCTATAAAGCAACTAGACTTGCCACCATCTAAGCTAGATATAGGTAAGCTTACGTATGAGTACCACCTAGAAGAAAATGAAAACGCAACGAGCTTTATTGCACAACGCCTTAAACCTGCACAGCAGGCAGCGCCTATAGAGCCTAAGGATGTGGTTCTTTACGGTTTTGGCCGTATAGGGCGTCTTGTAGCCAGAGAGCTTATGACGCGCACGGGTAAGGGCAGCCAGTTACGCCTAAGAGCTGTGGTTACAAGAGGTAAGATAGATGCCGGTATACTTGAGAAAAGAGCCGGGCTTCTTAAAAGTGACTCTGTACACGGTGACTTTACAGGTACCGTCTCTGTAGATGTAGAAAATCAAGCCCTCATTATAAACGGTACTACGGTAAATATTATAAGTGCAAATGCACCAGAAGATATAGACTATACCGCTTATGGTATAAAAGATGCCCTTGTGATAGATAACACGGGTGCCTTTAGAGATAAAGAGCAACTAAGCAGGCACCTAGTAAGTAAGGGTGTGGCAAAGGTATTACTTACCGCTCCTGGTAAAGGAATCCCTAACATTGTGCACGGTGTAAACCACCAAGAGCACAACCCAGATGAGGTACAAATCTTTAGTGCAGCATCTTGTACTACAAATGCAATTACACCTATTCTTAAAGCCATAGATGACACCCTAGGTGTACAAACAGGTCACCTAGAGACCATACACGCATATACAAACGACCAGAACCTGGTAGATAATATGCACAGTAAGTACCGCCGTGGTAGAGCCGCTGCTCTTAATATGGTGATTACAGAAACTGGTGCTGGTGCGGCAGTGAGTAAGGCGTTACCACATTTTGAAGGGAAGCTTACCTCAAACGCGATACGTGTACCTGTGCCTAACGGATCTCTAGCAATACTTAACCTAGAGCTTACAAAAGAGACAAGCATAGAAGGGATAAACACACTTCTTAAAAAGTATGCCCTAGAGGGTGAGCTTGTAGAGCAAATTAAATACTCAATAGATAATGAGCTCGTGTCTAGCGACATTATAGGCTCATCTGCTCCTAGTATTTATGACAGTAATGCCACTATCGTACGTAAAGATGGTAAAAATGTACTCCTTTACATCTGGTATGATAATGAGTATGGATACAGCCACCAGGTGATACGCCTTGCAAAATACATTTCTAAAGTACGTAGGTTTACGTATTACTAG
- a CDS encoding S1 family peptidase, protein MALIPPFFIDTVVAIGRQTTQGTSVKKHWIGTGFLYATFQQVNEEDPTTNDYKTHLITNKHVLNGQENIILRFNPQNGQAATDYPVNLKNPDGSLIWTGHPEPDVDVAVIPINSQVLIDAGMKCSYFRSDNDILLKQDMIDKQISEGDFLYVLGFPMGMMPTDRQHVIVRSGIIARIRDLFEDRSKSFTVDSLVFPGNSGGPVVIKPELAAINGTTAYSRASLVGIVKSYIPFTDVAVSQQTGRARITFEENSGLANVETVDKINETIVIALAKLNVV, encoded by the coding sequence ATGGCATTAATACCACCATTTTTTATCGATACAGTAGTTGCAATTGGAAGACAAACTACACAAGGAACATCTGTCAAAAAGCATTGGATAGGAACTGGGTTTCTTTATGCTACTTTCCAACAAGTTAATGAAGAAGACCCAACAACTAATGATTATAAAACTCATTTAATAACGAACAAACACGTTTTAAATGGTCAAGAAAATATTATCTTAAGATTCAATCCTCAAAACGGTCAAGCTGCAACTGACTATCCAGTAAATTTGAAAAATCCCGATGGAAGTTTAATTTGGACTGGACATCCAGAACCAGACGTAGACGTAGCTGTTATTCCAATAAATTCTCAAGTTCTAATAGACGCTGGAATGAAATGCTCTTACTTTCGCTCTGATAACGATATTCTTCTGAAACAAGATATGATTGATAAGCAAATTAGTGAAGGAGATTTTTTATATGTCCTAGGTTTTCCAATGGGTATGATGCCAACAGATAGACAACACGTGATTGTAAGAAGTGGAATAATTGCTAGAATAAGAGATTTATTTGAAGATAGAAGTAAATCATTTACAGTTGACTCATTAGTATTTCCCGGAAATAGTGGTGGACCTGTGGTTATTAAGCCTGAATTAGCTGCAATAAATGGAACAACAGCTTATAGTAGAGCAAGTCTAGTCGGAATTGTTAAAAGTTATATTCCTTTTACTGACGTTGCTGTTAGCCAACAAACAGGTAGAGCACGTATAACTTTTGAAGAGAATTCAGGATTAGCGAATGTAGAGACAGTTGATAAAATAAATGAAACAATTGTAATAGCACTAGCGAAATTAAACGTGGTATAA
- a CDS encoding cbb3-type cytochrome c oxidase subunit I: MNLLTKRPHIVFLVFAVITFILGFNANGGIDINIHDTYFVMSNYHFATLISILFGIIGLIYWIVKKVNGNLSKRLNLIHVALTFGGIFLILILNEFFRKSIMEYDFNENLTTVIYLISAVVIFGQIIFPINIISGIIKKRNKTSG, encoded by the coding sequence ATGAACCTATTAACTAAAAGACCACATATAGTTTTTCTTGTATTTGCAGTAATCACTTTCATACTCGGATTTAATGCAAACGGAGGAATTGATATAAATATTCACGACACATATTTTGTGATGAGTAATTACCATTTTGCAACGCTGATTTCAATTCTTTTCGGCATAATTGGACTGATTTATTGGATTGTGAAAAAAGTGAACGGAAACCTCTCTAAACGTCTGAATTTAATTCACGTTGCGCTGACTTTTGGCGGAATTTTTCTGATTCTGATTTTAAACGAATTTTTCAGAAAATCCATTATGGAATATGATTTTAATGAAAACTTGACAACGGTAATTTATTTAATTTCTGCTGTTGTGATTTTTGGACAAATTATATTTCCGATTAATATAATAAGCGGAATAATAAAAAAACGGAATAAAACCAGTGGCTAA
- a CDS encoding tetratricopeptide repeat protein: MKKILLTLIICLLSLSNYAQEQITTELEKAYGEEKYDLIISEHSEKVSEYPAKAIYYVGMAYYMKADDNNVLKIMDLSIKKDKTDPDAYFIKGMTLNYMEQFDKAIESFNKAIKLDSSNSNYFSGLGDSYVSQEKYDKALSAYITATEKSEPIDRPFTMIPQIYAELNQPDKALKAFYKSKETISKESDSYINALYNIGLYELLNKNYNKSEIAFKELIELAPNDFHSYAKLIQIYYGRKEYEKAKPLRQKLYQAYEQGILKDDLSEMFCFDQFDWNDKLIQVFERFAVKEGELYYKHLFYVVNKKGEIEFRIQTENSPISIELGGPKYVLGMDKNGTHSTFRYGFEEDFDYEDLKKTVILVLEEKVKAGASSRKGNK; the protein is encoded by the coding sequence ATGAAAAAAATCCTGCTAACATTAATAATTTGTCTTTTAAGCTTAAGTAATTATGCTCAAGAACAGATTACGACTGAATTAGAAAAAGCTTACGGAGAAGAAAAATATGATTTGATTATTTCCGAGCATTCTGAAAAGGTAAGTGAATATCCAGCCAAAGCAATTTATTATGTTGGAATGGCTTACTATATGAAAGCTGACGACAATAACGTGCTAAAAATTATGGATTTGTCTATCAAAAAAGATAAGACTGACCCAGACGCATATTTTATTAAAGGAATGACTTTAAATTATATGGAACAATTCGACAAAGCAATTGAATCTTTCAATAAAGCAATCAAACTTGATTCGAGCAACTCAAATTATTTCAGCGGATTAGGCGACTCTTATGTAAGCCAAGAAAAATATGACAAGGCACTTTCTGCTTATATAACAGCTACAGAAAAAAGTGAGCCAATCGACAGACCTTTTACTATGATTCCACAAATCTATGCGGAACTAAATCAACCTGATAAAGCTTTAAAAGCATTTTATAAATCAAAAGAAACTATCTCAAAAGAATCTGATTCCTATATAAACGCACTCTATAATATTGGACTTTACGAATTACTAAATAAAAATTATAACAAATCAGAAATTGCATTTAAGGAATTAATTGAATTAGCACCAAATGACTTTCATTCCTATGCAAAACTCATTCAGATTTATTATGGCAGAAAAGAATATGAAAAAGCTAAACCTTTAAGGCAAAAACTCTACCAAGCTTATGAACAAGGAATTTTAAAAGATGATTTATCAGAAATGTTTTGTTTTGACCAATTCGACTGGAACGACAAACTGATTCAAGTCTTTGAAAGGTTTGCTGTTAAAGAAGGAGAACTCTATTATAAACATCTTTTTTACGTAGTAAATAAAAAAGGAGAAATTGAATTTAGAATACAAACGGAAAACTCACCAATATCAATTGAGTTAGGTGGACCGAAATATGTACTTGGAATGGATAAAAATGGAACTCACTCAACTTTTCGTTACGGGTTTGAGGAAGATTTTGACTATGAAGATTTGAAAAAAACAGTGATTTTAGTACTTGAAGAAAAGGTAAAAGCCGGTGCAAGTTCAAGAAAAGGGAATAAATAA
- a CDS encoding GNAT family N-acetyltransferase, protein MLTLRGTRTALRALELEDIEALYEIENNEALWFVGETLAPYSKFVLKEYLANAHKDIFEMRQLRLAICEVTSGAFLGLIDLFDFDPHNLRAGVGVVIATETEKRKGYASEAIALLKKYAKTHLHMHQLYANIGEDNKASIALFEKAGFELVGIKKEWRRRRDLTTGEESFTNELLYQHIL, encoded by the coding sequence ATGTTAACACTACGAGGCACACGTACGGCTTTACGAGCGCTAGAGCTAGAAGATATAGAGGCGCTTTATGAGATAGAAAATAATGAGGCACTCTGGTTTGTAGGGGAGACGCTAGCGCCATACTCAAAGTTTGTACTTAAAGAATACCTGGCAAATGCGCATAAAGATATTTTTGAGATGCGACAGTTGCGTCTTGCCATTTGTGAGGTAACCTCTGGAGCTTTTTTGGGTCTTATAGACCTCTTTGACTTTGATCCTCACAATCTGCGCGCGGGAGTGGGCGTTGTGATTGCAACCGAAACAGAAAAGCGCAAGGGATATGCCAGTGAGGCGATAGCCTTACTTAAAAAGTATGCAAAGACACATCTCCATATGCACCAGTTATATGCAAACATAGGAGAAGATAATAAAGCAAGCATAGCACTTTTTGAAAAAGCAGGGTTTGAGCTTGTGGGTATAAAAAAAGAATGGAGACGCAGGCGCGACCTCACCACAGGTGAAGAATCATTTACAAACGAATTATTATATCAACACATATTATAA